In Eublepharis macularius isolate TG4126 chromosome 4, MPM_Emac_v1.0, whole genome shotgun sequence, the following are encoded in one genomic region:
- the LOC129327905 gene encoding LOW QUALITY PROTEIN: zinc finger protein 85-like (The sequence of the model RefSeq protein was modified relative to this genomic sequence to represent the inferred CDS: inserted 2 bases in 1 codon), which produces GSLIVHQRINTGEKAYKCLECGKSFNQSDHVSSHQIIHTGEKPYKCLECGKSFSQSESLTIHQRIHSGEKPYKCLECGKGFSESGSLTVHRRIHSGEKPYKCLECGKGFSDSGNLTVHQRIHTGEKPYKCLECGKSFSQSHHLSSHQRIHTGEKPYKCLECGKSFSRNDSLSFHQRIHTGEKPYKCLECGKGFSESGSLTVHRRIHXREKPYTCLECGKGFTESGSLTVHRRIHSGEKPYKCLECGKGFSESGSLTVHQRIHTGEKPYTCLECGKSFSRNDSLTTHQRIHTGKKPYKCLECGKSFTQRGSLTVHQRIHSGEKPYKCLECGKSFSHGHHLSSHQRVHTEEKPYVQ; this is translated from the exons ggaagtcttattgtccatcaaagaattaaCACAGGGGAGAaagcatataaatgcctggaatgtggaaaaagcttcaatcaGAGTGACCACGTTTCATCCCATCAAataattcacacaggagagaaaccatataaatgcctggagtgtggtaaAAGCTTTAGTCAAAGTGAAAGTCTTACTATCCATCAACGAATTCactcaggagagaaaccatataaatgcctggagtgtggaaaaggcttcagtgagagtggaagtcttactgtccatcgaagaattcactcaggagagaaaccatataaatgcctggagtgtggaaaaggctttagTGACAGTGggaatcttactgtccatcaaagaattcacacaggggagaaaccatataaatgcctggaatgtggaaaaagcttcagtcagagtcaCCACCTTtcatcccatcaaagaattcacacaggggagaaaccatataaatgcctggagtgtggaaaaagcttcagtcggaatGACAGCCTTAgtttccatcaaagaattcacacaggggagaaaccatataaatgcctggagtgtggaaaaggcttcagtgaGAGTGGAAGTCTTACCGtccatcgaagaattca acgggagaaaccatatacatgcctggagtgtggaaaaggcttcactgAGAGTGGaagtcttactgtccatcgaagaattcactcaggagagaaaccatataaatgcctggagtgtggaaaaggcttcagtgagagtggaagtcttactgtccatcaaagaattcacacaggggagaaaccatatacatgcctggagtgtggaaaaagcttcagtcggaatGACAGCCTTACtacccaccaaagaattcacacagggaagaaaccatataaatgcctggagtgtggtaaAAGCTTTACTCAACGTGgaagtcttactgtccatcaacgaattcactcaggagagaaaccgtataaatgcctggagtgtggaaaaagcttcagtcatggtcaccacctttcttcccaccaaagagttcacacagaggagaaaccatatgTACAgtaa